The genomic DNA AACATTAACAGGTGCGGGTGTTAAACGGACTCTGTCGCAGAAATAGGAATGATATTCTGTGGCGTATATTAGTGGAAGTGAGCTAAATGCTGAACTAAAAAAAATCAAGGAGTTTATAGAGGACATATAGATGAGAAGTTAATGGCTTGCAGAGGGAAGGGAGAGGAAGTGTTGGGGAGTGAGTGAGGCAGGATGCAGTCAAGCAGCATCAGTGTCTCCTGAAGACACAGATTATTGTCTGTGGTCCCAGCAGAGGCCAACATGCAGCCTAGCAACCATGCTTTCTGCTCAGAGAGGAAGTCAGCAGCTTTAACAGAACAAAACTTCAAAGACTCTGGATTCATGCCTGCAGCGGAACAGCTGATCACAAGATGCATTAGGAACCTATAAACTGAACAGAGCCAATAAGAATATTTACCATCATATGGCTAAAATGTGTGGAAGAACATGCCCGACTTTCAGTTTCAATGTTAGTTGCTGCCACTGGAAGTACCATatgttttcgtgtgtgtgtgtgtgtgtgtgtgtgtgtgtaacgaaCTGGGGCTTTGGTGGACTTTATCAAAGTGTAGAACACAAATTAAGAAAAATATCACACAGAATGGTTTAGATAAAAATATATACGTGATGAGGAAGGGTCTGGTTAAGAATCAGACCGTAGATCCTAGTTTGAAACCTCAACAGTAAGTTTTATGAAGTGGGGTTGTGTGGAGTACTTATGAGAAAtctgtataaaaaaaaaaaacaaaagaaaaaaaaatgaataaaggggTTCTCTCACATtcttctaaaaacctccaccaataacatgcttcggactgaaagcaactattggaccatctggttgtcggtctcgcagaaccaccgcacttccctgggtcctccattcaaaaCGCACTCGCGTGtccagcaacagaacaccactggtgtgagaggtttgtggctcaataatatcagaggaggagaaacagccagctgctaccacttcaactttaagacaaactATCAGACTctctaaaagaaaaaaacaccatttgaagtcaccatatcataccaactttatttataaagcacatttaaaaacggcatggcaaccgaccaaagtgctgtcacggacaacaaaagacgtttggacctagaaaacgatgTCTGGTGTTTAGTGCTAGCTCGTTTCATCCAGCATCGTGTGTTTCCGGTTCTGACAGAAGCGTCTCTCGGAAGAGACCGAGGGGCGGCGTGAGtcttctgtgaccgtgtttgtgtaAGAAAccgagcttgttctgtagatttgctataacagctttaagatGTAACTCATTTTTCCACCTCTAGGTGGTGCCCTCTAAGAAAAAAACTCCTGATTTCTGCGTCCtaatgtaccgtattttccagactataatccGCTACTTTTCCcaggctttgaaccatgcggcttgaaatgaggtgcggctttagtcaaccagaaaggatggatgctggaaagtttaatgaaggaatggtaaaaggagtgctacggaaagcgcccaggaggatttttttcacagtaaaacggcgctgcttgttttcccagcttctccCTGGgaggatgacagcaacacggagagcgacactgacatggCCACActggacttcagtggtttcagtgtgcaggaggacgatgaataaactaatcaataacttttctgttttgtttgatactgatcagttcagttatgttcagttaaactacattttcaattcagtagatatctgcggcttttagcccggtgtggcttatattgaggtgcgctctatagtctggaaattacggtacttGTTTCTTCAAAGACTCCTGATACATACTCCACACAACCAGacatcaaaaaaataaaacatcacactagtaaaacaaacaaaaacaggttTAAACAAGCCATTTTCACTGTTTATGTATAAAAAGTAGGGGTGGGACTTGATAAAATTTTTTAAAatctaattaactcattcactgccgacAAAAGtcctcattttaaatccaaccgttcactgccattgacgactaaagttgtcatttgcatttttttgctgtgtgggcgtcggaacgagcccccgcaccgtgagaacaaacatctcagctctaaagccgatcttcatccacgtacgtcacacgtcacatgatcaggaagcagaaaatccatgggttaggagatcgttttgggccgctgctgtaaaaatagTGAGGcgtgaaaagcttctgccgatcacaattcgacaacggattctgcgagacggataaagctcgaaatgcgtggattcttcctgatgtaagaggtgagtctactctttgttttggtagttttggcgttgacatcatcatagagcgcaacgttctgtgactcttaaaaaacagtaaaattgatttaaaacgctggcagcgaagggcttttctgatcaggaaatggctggcagtgaatgagttaattagagGCTTGGTAATTCTtaatttctgaaaaaaaaaaactatgctttttaattatttaaatgtcACCGTGTTATATGAAACAAACCACCAATTAACACAATTTCATAATTGCAAGTAGAAAACACCCTGAGCCTTTAAACTGTCACTCAGTctggttgaattactgaaataaatgatcttttgcaccatattctaattttttcagtttcacttttatgtataattgggtgtttttATCAGCATTTCTATTACTCATAATCTAGTAAAAGCATATATTATGCTATCAATAAAAATCCTTATAAATGATACTAGACCAGGCACAAATCTGACGGAGGACTTaagtttactaacttgggtcagacccaaacaaggAATTCAGTGCTGAGGCTGGATAAAGAcacagtaaagccgggcgtacactgtgcgactttttcacttttttgagccgattttccactcgtgcgagaatccacgagatcggggagagttttgcgccgagcgtcgtgtagtgtacaggaggttacgagaggcgattaacaccacgtgaccagctaccgatcagtaaTCGTGAGCTCgcgcaaacttctggcgtgtttaatattttgctcgtccctcgtgagggtatcgcactgttgaagcggcgctgcgagcagctgcgacccaaaaagtaccagaaccgctcacggcgcatgcgcaatcctgcatcaataccgctcgcccgctatttcccaaataacacacgttgttcgtttttgtttctacatgtttttttactcacaaagattgtcaagaaggcgtgtttgtcgtgttcatgtcaaattaaactgatcacataacacagatttactttctttatttcgttttcctcatccaaccccttaaatccctgtgtgtcctcctgcagcactcctgaaggacaacaggcaagacaagacaaaaaagtctgccgtgttgagtaaaaactgctatttttagcatatttttagggccgacgtgttgctaccagacgtacagtgtgagcagtcaggtcgcatccgatgactgggtcgtgcagtttgagcacatgactcgtgagatctgccctgcgaggaagtcgtacagtttgagctgaaactgagtgctacaagtgaaaaagtcgcacagtgtacgcacgGCTTTAGGAATTAATGATGACAtcattccttacatgggaagtcccacCCTCACACCAAAAAGGGTATAGCTGCAGTTTCACGCCCGCAGCAGCAAATCTGCGGGTCTCCAGGTCTGCGACCTGATCCCATCTTCCTTGTTCCTCACTGGCCCTGCATGTAAACATTCGCCCCTTTAGCTCCGATCGGCTGACGACCCCTTCGACACACTTCCCGGCTGAATTAAAGTAATGTACGTAATGCATAGACAGTCACTCATAAAAATATAGTaaaccgacagaattgtttagaaaatgatAATAAAGTTTTAGGAGTGATACTGTTGCTTTAAAACACGTTGTTTGACTGTTTAGATTAGTGAGAACTCGAGCATTTGCCCAGCTGTTCGTCACAGTGTTCAGCTTctgcaacattttatttttttgtgtaaaTGGATGTCAATGTTGCCGTATTACTTGGATCTgtggctggtgctgctgctgaagCCTTGAAGAAGGCAGCGGGGGCCCAGACCCGTCCAGCCCACAGCCCAACTGGGACAGCACTAcggggagggaaggagggaggaagggagggagggaggatgtCCCAGAAGGATGGGTGTGATGGCAAAGGGGACAAGCAGAAAGGATGGAGTAAAGCATGAAGAGAAGGTAAGCACAAGAATAGATTGATACGAATGAAGGGGGAAATGGGGGTGGTGGACTTAGGCATAACCACACAGGCATGAGATGAAACAAAGAGTGACAGAAATGTGCACAAATTAGGGACAAAGAGAAAAGGTGTGAAAGGTCAGAATGTTGAGGAAGAGGAAAGAAGCATGGGGTAAAGAAAGAAGGGTGgggcaaaaagaaaagaaaagaagagagaaTGTAGCAGAGAAGAGGGGGAAAGTTGAGTCTCTCCTGTCAGTGTTACAAGCCCCTTTGAGAGGAAGCAAAGCTAACTTTAGCAAGATTATCACGCTTTAGTCACATTTACAACAATGAATACTTTAGTAAATCTCATCTGATTAGTGAGTCAGTGGGATGTGTCATGTTGACACAATGCAGATTAAAGGAGCGAGTGGCTGTAACGTGGACTTGTGCACTGGTGTGAATCCTACCTGGTGCCTGAGGAGACATGAAGCCCCCGACCCCCAGGTTGATGACAGCGGTTTGCTGGTTTCCTAAACTCTGATCTGATCCTTGGTCGCTCTAAAGGGAAGATGAAACGCAACACAAACCATCAGAGCCCACACAGACCGACAGTCACACTGGGAGGTTTATGGGCACGGGTTTAGAGAACTAAATACAGTTTTTTGACTCTGGTCTTTACTGCAGGAATGTGTCTGAATGTCTCACCATCTCCCCCTGCTGCTGAGGACTGGATGTGGCTGACTGACTTTGCTGAGGGGAGAACTgggacagctgctgctgctgcagagagtTAAAGATGTAAGGACCCGTGGGGATCTGTAGATGGACACACAACAAACAAAAAAGTGGGAGGAATAAAACAAGTGGTGGGGTGAATGGTTGGTAGGAGGAAGGGCAGAGGGAAAGAAGTAATTAACACATaatggacagtagagaggaaaggAAATGGGAGTTAAAAGGTGCTCAAAACAGACCGCTATGGGGTAACATTTGTGCCAAAAAATACAGTCTAATTGAAAATATACCTTAATAAAAGTGTGAATTTCAAAAGCACAAAAATCACTAATGAACTAATTCataaaaatatttatattttaaaacaacATATTTTTTTCATTAACACCTTTTTTTCTGTATTACTTAGACTATTTAGTGTTGGCTCGGCAGCATCCTTCTGGATCACTGAAAGAatctcagctccctccagaggaggGGGACATCCTTTTGGGATACACACTCACCCTTGAACCATTAAGAAGTAACAAATAACTGAGTCTTTCCTGTTTCATTTAGCCTTCTTATCTACTTAATCCTGGTATGGTAAAATGCACAATAAGATCGCCGTTTATTCTCATTAATTAGGGAACCTATTCTATTTATACAGGTATCTTCTTCTGcaatatgttttgttttattgttttattttgatcAACAATTTCCACATATAAATTTAACTCATTTGTATTATCACAGTTTCTCATTTTATGTCATTTAGATATTGGCTCCGCCTATATGAAGAAGACCAATGAAATTTAGACTTTTTACATCCAGCCTCTGGACTAATCGCCTACACCTGTATATAATTGATGTGACAAACAACACCGATGTAATTCTGATGAAGATGCATTTGGCATCAAAATGCTAGATTAGCTTTTGGATTTTGAACTAATTAAAAACTTTACACACCTGAATGCACCGGTGCAATGGATGATGCGCAGAGCACCGCATTTGACCCGGACTATTTATGCTTTTACTCTGAAGGGCATGCTTGGGTTCTACATACAGCACCTTGCTTTTGTTGCACCTCAATTCTGTTTCTGCTCTTCGTTTTTTGCTTTTGAAGGAAAGGGTCAGAGGACAGGGCACATCGGTGCTTCGATCTCATTGGTTATGAGGATTTGGCTCGAGTTGCTCATTATACTCAAACCCAACCTTTCTTGACTTTTGATTTGATGTCTttgtttctgattttttttaatggTTGCTTTATTTGGGTATATTTCTAATGAGACAGTATTTTTTGGTTGATTCTTTTAGCACAAATCTTATCTCGTACATTTCTTATGACCACAGACTCAGAAGCACAAAGATATGTGTCTGACCTAAGATTTTCTCGTTTATATCTGCTACTCTGTGCAATAGGTCTTAGAGCAAATTCAAATGCAGAGGACGGTACACACGTCTCAATGACTAATAATGCTGCAGGAAGGAATCCTTAAATTATGGACGCCACTCAACACTTCCACAAGTGGTGCTTGCAACATTTTAAGCAATGAGGTGAAGGAGGAGGACATATAAGCTACAACATCACGCTTATGAGCATGCTCCTTACTAACTGAAGGAGAGGCATACCTGTAGAAGGTTCAGTGGTCTTAGCCCAGCACCGCTGTTCAGACCAAAATGACTCCCTGCAACACAACAGAAGACCCACATGCATCATTTAGAGTCAAGCACAAGATTTCAGATGAACATTTCTGtagattttagaaaaaaaaaccacaacaaacttaaaggggcattatggaagttcgacagccaaaacatgtatagaaatgataaatttcttcttcatacattctcctgcaatgccctggtcctgtagaatgagccctggcaattttactgtgattgcctgtttttctgtaaaatcacagacaaagagagctgctcgggtcgagcaggctgcttcatgcgccttGACGCTCAAGCATAGCCATCCGaaacgttctttgaacgttgtttcagctgtgatcaagaatataaatgttacagatacaaaagatatcACTGGAGCTGTAGCTCATCTggtaagacgtcggactttcgTGCGGacaacccgggtttgattctggatgtgaacataattatttagagtttcttttttacattaatgatatatttttttttacagtacgatgcccacatttttatttgagactcgccgaatggcattgaattcacagataaaaaagatgtgggttcaactttcattttggaacaatttttcaagcaagggaagggaatgatctgagcatgcaggaggactgacccatcataatcctttgtcggctgtgctgaagagaaaggtacagaaccaaattatttaattaattagctgcgccttctcctgtcctctgggccacccacccacccacacacccacccacacacacacacacacacacaagggactgtctcagctgttattttcgttaaggagtgtgcacatacagcatgcgcgcctcgtgcacgagcctactattgaagctgccgttacgcttttggcctgagggggcaatcgcgagcataaaaattcaaaactccgtaaagtccctttaagaagagAAACTATAAAAAACATGTAACCAAACATAAGTCACATAAAGACTAAAACCAGGCAGCAAACActaataaaaacataaataaaagcataaaatctGAAAATATCAGCTAATAAGGTGCAGAAGCAATTCAGAGAGGAAACAGGCAGTGTTTTCTTACCGGTCGGGGCTGCAGACTGCATGGTGGGCATCAACCCTCCAGATGGAAGGATTCCACTCAGGTTAAGCCCAGTACCCAGCATGGGGCTGGAGCCGCTCATCAGAGTCTGAGGACTACTGCAGAAACATTTCCAAACCATCATGAAAAAGATTTGCTGCCTAGCGAGTGACAGCGGGTCATTAGAGACTCTTTCCTTACCAGACGGAGCTGACCACATTGATAAAATTCAGCCCAGCTGGGTTGGCCATGACCTGCGACGAGCTGGTTCCCGTGGTGATAGACGTGCCCATGGTGGGCAGAGGGATGGTCATGACAGGCAGGGGCTGGCTCAGAGCCAACTGCTGCTGGGCAAAAGGTGCAAGGAGGGGGGGTTGGGACTGGCTCTGGACGATGGCAGAGTCTGACGGAGTGGGGGTCACTGAGGGGGGAGCAGAGAGAGAGTCGGTGGGATGAGGGGTTGAGCACGGCGTGTTGGTGGGTGTGGGCGTAGAAGGCTTGGGCGTTCCTGATCCTAAATGGAAAAAAGAAAGGTTGGCCAAAAACAAACTCTAaatttctctggaagtcaaattctcaaacgtttttttttctgattggtccctGATGTTTCACACTCATTCCCATGTTTTTCGATTTTTCAACACCTGGGCTCCTGTCAGAGTAACTCATCagaatttttaaaataaataaataaaaaagtaaaagctaCATCTGGAAAACTTGGAGTCATGAGGAAAAACAGCACAGTGGAGCCAGGAGTAAGTCAGACTTGGCTGTACTCACTCTGCGTGGAGCCCATTGGAGAGAGGGAGGCAGGTGACAGCAGGCCCACCTGGCCCAGCTCCAGGGAGTGCTTCCTGCTCAGAGACTGGCTTTTGGCGGGAGGCGGCGGTGGCGTAGGACACTTGAGTAAACCACTGGTAGTTTGTGAACTCAAAAGATTACCTAAAAATTAAAATTTCACCATCATTTTCATCCTCGAGCAGGAAAAGAGCATGTTTAGTTCAATCCTTTAAAAAGATCTAAAACAGGAAGTTAACAGCCTGAGCTCGGTTGGTGATCAGGACTGGAAATAGCGTTGGTGTGTTTGTGTAAATATGACGTACCTGAGGAACTGCTGCCTGACCCTGAAGGCAGTTTAATGGGAGGGGGCCGGTGCTTCACCGATTTCCCGAGCACAGGCGTCTGTACGAGCGAAGAAATACCATCACCCTGCAAATGACGATGAGATAAATCACAATCAAGGCTTCCTATAATGTCAGAACAAGTCATTATGTGATGTTTCAGGCATCACTAACAACAGGAACACACCTCATCTTTGCTGGGGGAGGGAGGCCCTTGTCCTACGCTGCCTGAGTTATGGGACATCTTGACCTGACACTTCACATCTCTCTCATACACCTCTTTGTACTGAGTAAGAAACCTGAGATAACAAGAAAAATAACAGTATATGATGCTgggtagcagcaaaacaacaggaTTAGCATGCAGACAAGTCAGTGCCAAACTCACTTCTCTGCATCGATCTTTGACCCAATGAGGAAACTGTAAAGGCAAAACAAGTCAAATCAAAACCAGCGTTTTAAACACTGTCGGGAATATGAAACATGTCTAGAAGGTCCGTACGGCGGATGAATGAGCTTCAGGTCGGTGCTGTCCTCCTCTGCTTTCCTGTCCTTTGCACAGTAGATCTTCCCGTACACCAGCGGGTCTCCTTTTGACTGGAAGATTGACACCTTGGTCTTTTGAGCTTGGCCTCCCACTTCACACTCAAACGTGTAGTCGTCTATGACTTCCTGTTGAAAGAAAGACGAGCAACGTTTTGTTTATTTCCCAAACTCATGAACAGATAAACGAGCCCTCCTCTTCCAGCAAATTGTTCTGTTTCTATATTCTAGATTTTTTTGTGTTTCTGCTCAGAAATAAAAAAGCAGTTTTCAATTTTATACTTTTTATCTACTGTAAGTTTCTTTGAagggggacatattatgcaaaactcaccattTGCATCCTTGTGTGCTGTGTTAACTGAGTTACTAACAGATTACTGAACATTTTATGCACACACTTGCTGCTGGTTTCTGACAGACATCACTGATCCGTACCCTGAGGGAGCACACGTGCTCCTGCCCCACCTACCTCAGCAGGCCAGATCATGGTTGTGTCTTGTAACTGCAAAGGCTTCTCAACAACAGCATACTTTTCCAcctagtaaaaaaaattaaaaagcacAAAGCCAGAATGTTTTCAGAGGAGTCTCTTTTATACTGCCAGAAAACAAAACTATTCAGTTTTAAAGAAGTATCTAGTTAACACCCTGTTACTTACATCAATCTCCTTTGGAACAGTTAGTTGGCAGTTGTTCtgcttccacatgtcaacacactgCAAGTGTTTTTGTTGAGAGGCAAGGATGACAGGATCAGAAAAAAAAAGGATGGATGAGTCACATTGCAGAAGAGTCCAAACAGCCCTGAGAGCTTAACACTGGGGTGCGTAGTTTAAAACTACTTACATTTCCAACCTTTGATATTTTGAGGTCGATGCCAGGAGTGGGTttcctctccttcctcctctgTAGGTAGTCGTAAAGTCGTAGCTGTGGAGGCATGGGCAGTTGGGACAACTCCTGCTGCCTGTTCAGGGCAGCTCGAGAGTGCCTCTTAAAACACCTAGAACAAAAATAACAACTATGTATAAGATCAAagcagggatgtaagaaaatatcaatatgacaatatatcgcaatatttttTTCCTAcgattttagggttagggttattgaTATTCAAAAACCATGTATCTAATTTCTGGAAGAATTCACAGTCAAAcagttgtgtattttctttttgtgTAATTCAAAcgtcgaccactagttggcagcagtgtgcaatggggttTGTTACCACCATTGAAAtgcaaatccctctgttatggttcagatacctcattgtAGAGCTTTCCTGTGAAAGCATCATGATTATATGTGTGTGTTGCAAATGTAGTgcctttcatagcatttttgtaTACTACGCTGTAATTTGTTATGAGTAATTATTTATCATTCGTTTGAGTTTAGGTTCATTATGTACGGTGAATGTGTTATAAGTTTGTTCATGATGTAGACATTTACTGCTTACCGTATATTGGCTTGCCTAACTTTAGCAGAGCCTAAGTTTTGTTTAGTCGGCTGATGGTCAGGGTTgagatgcagagctggtgagtagTATGATAATTAGTtgtaattagggctgcacaatatatcgtaaatatatcgttatcgcgatatcagcatgcacaatatgcatatcgcaaagaacagataaatataacaatgaatggtcagcttaaatgtttgctacacatgatgaattctgtcaatcaaacaaagtatcatgttttttttaaacaaatcaaatagagctcttcattcatttggccaatcgggtgggttctcatagatcagagtcccgcccccgaggcgaacggcacataatttagatggttggcaaacacctgagttagctttgttctgctcttttgctgattctgcttttcctgggatccactgatcgccttttcttgtttattttctttttcccttcccTCACATGTTTAGCTTTTCTCATTGTTTCTttgatttttgttcctgagttaagtttatatttatcgcaagtaatatcgtcatcgcaatattaatcattgttatcgaatatcgcaggttttcctaatatcgtgcagccctagttatgTTCGTGATTTCCTTTGCTTATACGAgtgcctgtgtgtatgtgtgtttcatTACAGGTTTACAACCTAATCTCTAGTCGCTACCAATATTTGCTTTTAACTCACAAGTTAATTTGAGACATGAATTGAGGATGCAACTGTTGTGCTAAAAAAAAAGGTAGCGAGACCTTTAGCCGCTACGGCAAAGCAAATGTTGTGTGTTGTCCTGTCGAACGTCAATAAAGGAGTGACCGTGATTGAGTTGTGTCTGCTATACTCTCACAGACACCCCTTTCAGTTGGGGACACCTTTCGCTATATCAGGTAGCTGAgaggacaactgaacactcatgttaaacatgttaagtatcagtttggactgtttattcaaTTTCTACAAcaaattcagaaaaaaaaaatgctaataaTGTCTGACTGAATGAATCGCGATATATCTTGTTATCGTATCGCCTCCCCTGTATCGAGATACGCATTGCATCACCAGAacatcaccaatacacatccctcgaTTTTCTtgctttgactgtttattttactttttattcacaAATATCTCTttaattttatattttagttCAAAGGGTTTTCCTAATGTAACTAAATATTATAGGAGTGTGTTTAGTACCGTTTCATAGAGCGAGTGTTCATTTTCTGTTTGTTGTAGAGCAGGCGGTTGGCTGTGCAAGTCACAGAAATGGAAGGGTCCAGGCACAGAGGTTCAGCTGTGGCCAAAATCAACTGACTCTCCAGCTGCAGTTTGTCATCCTGGAAGAGAAAGGAAAGGCATCAAAAGTGATTCAGGCTTAAAAGGTTTACGCCCaaagaaaaataaactttatAGTACACAGAGTAAACGTGAATATAGATAACTGGATGTTTAGACTCTGGTCATTCAAAGCAAATTTGCCAAAGATGTTAgcttacaattttttttcatgcctcatAACAACATTCCAACATAGTATAGCTAAAAAGATTCACATCTTTAAATGGATACTTTGCTTTTAGTACCCCCTAGTGTCAGTTAAACCAAAAGTAAAACCTATCTGCTCGCCATgccttcgtctttttaacactttaatcgaactgctgaaatgtctccacagccttgattagtttctacaggagaggttcgtcacaaaattaaacaaatcagctgtgttcaagatctaaaacatacaggaaacgtgctggaagcagactccagagcCAGGCTTGTCAGCTCCACATTACGAAGCCCGACAGGGACCGGACtggtactctgaagttgcaagtgtgatattctggccacatatTTTGGTCTGTGTGACATTTCATTTGCCCTGTAAATGGTTTGTTTAGCACAAacgggctcaagaaaatgatttaaaaatatgaaaaagttgcacagtacaCCTTTAATAGCGAACACATTACCTGCGTCCACTTGTGGTGGTCACTGGTCATGGCATGGACATCACAGATAAGAGTCTGCAGGACAAAAATACATCCAACCAGTAAAAACAATGCTGTCCTTCTAATGACATCATTCCATCTAAACAACTTTTACCTGCATGGTTGGCCGTAGCAGGATGTGCCTGCTCTGATAGGTGGGAATCTTGGTATTACCGGCTTGTCTGTAGTCTCTCACCTCTACTATCACACAGCCACAATGAAAGATGTTCATCTGAGAAATAACAGGGAGTACATCAACAATCATTTCAGAGCCAGATATTTAGAGTTAATTTATTAGGAAGAACTGCTCTCATGTGTTAATGTATACTGTCTATGTTAGCTAAATTATGCACACCTGTGATTTCTCCAACAGATCCACCAGAACGGGAGGTAATTCTTCAGCATCCAGGAACTCCAGAAGCTCTCTTTCTTCATACGGCAGGCGGATGGTTTCAGAATCTAGACAGCAGCGCAAACATGAACTTTACTGATGATACAACCGTTTAACAGTTGTGTTTGCTCCACAGTTATTACCAGATCCATTTTTGCCCCTGAGCATTAAGGAATAGCCTTCATTCCCAGGGTACAGGTTGACTACCAGAGATGACAGAGACTCCTGAGACACGAGCTTTTCCAGTAGATTC from Nothobranchius furzeri strain GRZ-AD chromosome 10, NfurGRZ-RIMD1, whole genome shotgun sequence includes the following:
- the supt20 gene encoding transcription factor SPT20 homolog isoform X2, which codes for MQKVLEYALDRAEYIVESARQRPAKRRTSSSGKKSLYQKLYELYVEECEKEPELKNLRRNVNLLEKLVSQESLSSLVVNLYPGNEGYSLMLRGKNGSDSETIRLPYEERELLEFLDAEELPPVLVDLLEKSQMNIFHCGCVIVEVRDYRQAGNTKIPTYQSRHILLRPTMQTLICDVHAMTSDHHKWTQDDKLQLESQLILATAEPLCLDPSISVTCTANRLLYNKQKMNTRSMKRCFKRHSRAALNRQQELSQLPMPPQLRLYDYLQRRKERKPTPGIDLKISKVGNCVDMWKQNNCQLTVPKEIDVEKYAVVEKPLQLQDTTMIWPAEEVIDDYTFECEVGGQAQKTKVSIFQSKGDPLVYGKIYCAKDRKAEEDSTDLKLIHPPFLIGSKIDAEKFLTQYKEVYERDVKCQVKMSHNSGSVGQGPPSPSKDEGDGISSLVQTPVLGKSVKHRPPPIKLPSGSGSSSSGNLLSSQTTSGLLKCPTPPPPPAKSQSLSRKHSLELGQVGLLSPASLSPMGSTQRSGTPKPSTPTPTNTPCSTPHPTDSLSAPPSVTPTPSDSAIVQSQSQPPLLAPFAQQQLALSQPLPVMTIPLPTMGTSITTGTSSSQVMANPAGLNFINVVSSVCSPQTLMSGSSPMLGTGLNLSGILPSGGLMPTMQSAAPTGSHFGLNSGAGLRPLNLLQQQQLSQFSPQQSQSATSSPQQQGEMSDQGSDQSLGNQQTAVINLGVGGFMSPQAPVLSQLGCGLDGSGPPLPSSRLQQQHQPQIQLQFLQHQMQQQQMAMGAAAPLGGAPRQHTASQPRSKRKRSTPQPHPKS
- the supt20 gene encoding transcription factor SPT20 homolog isoform X1, with the translated sequence MQKVLEYALDRAEYIVESARQRPAKRRTSSSGKKSLYQKLYELYVEECEKEPELKNLRRNVNLLEKLVSQESLSSLVVNLYPGNEGYSLMLRGKNGSDSETIRLPYEERELLEFLDAEELPPVLVDLLEKSQMNIFHCGCVIVEVRDYRQAGNTKIPTYQSRHILLRPTMQTLICDVHAMTSDHHKWTQDDKLQLESQLILATAEPLCLDPSISVTCTANRLLYNKQKMNTRSMKRCFKRHSRAALNRQQELSQLPMPPQLRLYDYLQRRKERKPTPGIDLKISKVGNCVDMWKQNNCQLTVPKEIDVEKYAVVEKPLQLQDTTMIWPAEEVIDDYTFECEVGGQAQKTKVSIFQSKGDPLVYGKIYCAKDRKAEEDSTDLKLIHPPFLIGSKIDAEKFLTQYKEVYERDVKCQVKMSHNSGSVGQGPPSPSKDEGDGISSLVQTPVLGKSVKHRPPPIKLPSGSGSSSSGNLLSSQTTSGLLKCPTPPPPPAKSQSLSRKHSLELGQVGLLSPASLSPMGSTQRSGTPKPSTPTPTNTPCSTPHPTDSLSAPPSVTPTPSDSAIVQSQSQPPLLAPFAQQQLALSQPLPVMTIPLPTMGTSITTGTSSSQVMANPAGLNFINVVSSVCSPQTLMSGSSPMLGTGLNLSGILPSGGLMPTMQSAAPTGSHFGLNSGAGLRPLNLLQIPTGPYIFNSLQQQQLSQFSPQQSQSATSSPQQQGEMSDQGSDQSLGNQQTAVINLGVGGFMSPQAPVLSQLGCGLDGSGPPLPSSRLQQQHQPQIQLQFLQHQMQQQQMAMGAAAPLGGAPRQHTASQPRSKRKRSTPQPHPKS